The genomic interval TGAATAATATTGTAATTTTGCACCACATAAATACTGTCTTAGACAGATTTAGGAAATACACTATACGAACTTCTAAAAAATTAAAGACGTACACAAGGCTTTTGTTTTTTATTTAGGATAGAAATTAGCATGATTACAGATAAAAAAGTAGCTTTTTATACGTTAGGATGTAAATTAAATTTTTCTGAAACTTCTACTATTGCTAGAAATTTTGTGAATGAAGGTTTTGATCGTGTAGATTTTGACCAAAAAGCTGACGTTTATGTAATTAACACCTGTTCTGTTACAGATAATGCTGATAAACGTTTTAAAACCATTGTAAAGTCTGCTTTAAAGCAAAACGAAGAGGCTTTTATTATTGGTGTTGGATGCTATGCACAGTTGAAGCCAGAAGAATTAGCAAATGTTGATGGTGTAGATTTAGTGTTGGGAGCAACCGAAAAGTTTAATGTTACTAGTTATATAAACGATTTAACTAAAAATGATGTTGGACAAGTTCATTCTTGTGAAATTGAAGATGCAGATTTTTATGTTGGCTCCTATTCTATTGGCGATAGAACACGTGCGTTTTTAAAAGTACAAGATGGCTGCGATTATAAATGTACCTATTGCACCATTCCTCTTGCTCGTGGAATTTCTAGAAGCGATACCTTAGAAAATGTTTTGCACAATGCAAAAGAAATTTCTTCTAAAGGAATTAAAGAAATTGTTTTAACGGGTGTAAATATTGGCGATTATGGAAAAGGTGAGTTTGGCAATAAAAAACACGAACATACTTTTTATGAATTAGTAAAAGCATTGGATGATGTGGAAGGAATTCATCGATTACGAATTTCGTCTATAGAACCAAATTTATTAAAAGACGAAACCATCAATTTTGTTGCAAACTCAAAAACATTTGTACCCCATTTTCATATTCCGTTACAATCTGGTAGCGATGAATTATTAAAGAAAATGAAGCGTAGGTATTTACGTAAAACATATACTGATAGAGTTGCTGCTATAAAAAATATAATGCCAAATGCTTGTATTGGTGTTGATGTTATTGTTGGTTTCCCTGGAGAAACAGACGAATTGTTTTTAGAAACTTATACTTATTTAAACGATCTAGATATTTCATACTTACACGTATTTACGTATTCTGAAAGACCAAACACAGAAGCTGTTTTGTTAGACGGAATTGTACCAAAAAAAGTACGCGCTAAACGAAGTAAAATGTTACGTGGTTTATCTGTAAAAAAGCGAAGAGCTTTTTATGAAACTCAGCTTGGAAACACACTAAATGTACTGTTTGAAAGCGAAAATAAAGAAGGTTATATTTATGGTTTTACAGAAAATTATGTGAAAGTAAAATCGCCTTGGAATCCTGAATTGGTAAATACCATTCACGCTATAAAATTGACGAAAATTGATGAAGATGGTATAGTTCGATTTGATTTTGTAAAAGAAAGTGTAACTTTATAAAAAAATAACTCATGAAACTAATTCTATCTATTTGCTTATTGCTTTTGGTTGCTTGCGCGGAAAATCAAAAAAAAGAAAAAAAACAGACAACTACCCCTACTATTAAAACTGAAGTTAAGGTAGAAGAAACTCCTTCCGCTATAGATTCTTTAGAAATAATTGAAAAAGAAGTTATTGAAGAAGTTGAAGTTATAGAAGAAATCAATTATAATTTAGTTTCGATAAAAAAAGAAGCCTGTGATGGAGATTGTCCGGAATTTGAAGTTACAATTTCTAAACTAGATAGTATTTTAAATTTTAACGGTATTAAAAATGTTGCGTTAGAAGGCGAACATCAATTAAAATTAACATCAGAGCAATATTCAGAAATTATAAAGAGACTAGATTCTATAAGAACTGTAACACTTTCAAAATCGTATTTAGATACATCAAAAACCTTTTTGTCTACCACGACCCTTACTATAGAAAAAGATACAGTTACAGTAAACCTTTGGAAAGACACACCAGAACAGCTAACAAATATGTACATCTATATTGAAGATCTTTTATATGATCAAAAATATTTAGAAGAATAATGGGTAAAACGCCTATTTATTTTGTTCCTGGTTTAGCTGCCAATGCAAAGATTTTTGAGTTTATCACATTACCCAAAGAAAAGTATGAGCTTTATTTCTTAGAATGGCTAATTCCGCTTTCTACAAACGAATCTATTGAAGAGTATGCAAAAAGAATGTGTGAGAAAATTACACATCAAAATCCAGTTTTAATTGGTGTTTCTTTTGGTGGTGTTATGGTACAAGAAATGAGTAAAATTATTGCTACTAAAAAATTAATCATTATTTCAAGTATTAAAAGTAATCAAGAATTTCCAAAACGATTAAAATTTGCGCAGATTACTAAAGCTTATAAATTATTTCCGACTAAAATAATTATCAATATAGAAGAATACGCAAAATACTTTTATGGCGATTATTTAAAAAAACGAGCCGAACTATATAAAACCTATTTATCGTTAAGAGATCCTGTCTATTTACAATGGGCGATTTACAACGTTTTACATTGGCAACAAAAAGAAACAACAAAAGACATTATTCATATCCACGGTACAAAAGACCTTGTTTTTCCTATAAAAAACATCAACAACTCTAAACAAGTTGAAGACGGAACTCATGCAATGATTTTAACAAAAGGAAAAATGATTTCAAAAATTTTAGAAACGGAATGCTTTTTGTAACTTTATAATTGAATTAAAATTCTATGCATTCATGAAAAAATCAGTACGCTATTTATCTATTGTCAGTTTATTATTAATCACTATTTTATTTTTCAATGTAATTGGGGTAAAAAACATCCCTTTTTTAAAGAATGTAAGTGAAAAATATGAAATAAAAGCATTAAAACTTCCTAATAACCTTAATCTTGCAGGCGAAAGAGTCCCGATAGAAAGAGAAAATATTAGAGAGCGAATGGATAGAGAATTGTTGGTAAATACGTATTGGCAATCAAACGGATTATTATTATTAAAACGTGCAAATAAATACTTTCCAATCTTAGAACCTTTATTAAGAAAGTACGGATTACCAGATGATTTTAAGTATTTAGCCATGGCAGAAAGTGGTTTTACTGATGAAACCTCTTCAGCTGGAGCAGCAGGAATGTGGCATTTTATGAAAGGAACGGGTCGCGAATATGGCTTAGAAATCAACAAAAATGTTGATGAACGGTATCATATAGAAAAAGCGACTAAAGTTGCCGCTAGGTATTTAAAGAGATCAAAAAAACGTTTTGGAACTTGGACATTAGCTGCTGCTGCATATAATGCTGGAAATGCTGGCGTAGCAAGAAGGTTAAAAGCACAAAAAGTATCTAGTTATTACGATGTCTTATTACATAAAGAAACTGAACGATATGTTTTTAGAATTGTGGCATTAAAAGAAATTATTTCTAACCCAGAAAAATACGGTTTTGTATATGATAAAGAAGACTTATATACCTTGCCAGAAACCTATACTATAGAAATAGACTCAGCAATTACAAACATTGCATCGTTTGCTAAAAAGTTTGGTACTAACTATAAACAGTTAAAAATTCACAATCCTTGGTTACGTGAAAATAAGCTCAATAATAAATCAAGGAAGTTATACGATATAAAGATTCCCGTAAAATAAGAGCATCAAAAAAGCCCATCTAAATTAGATGGGCTTTTGTAAAAAATTGGATAAGTATATATTAAATAACTTTTACGTCTACTGCGTTTAATCCTTTTCTACCTTCTTTCAACTCGAATTCAACTTCGTCGTTTTCTCTAACTTCGTCGATTAAGCCAGAAACATGAACAAAATGTTCTTTGTTTGTTCCTTCTTCAGTAATGAATCCAAATCCTTTAGATTCGTTGAAAAATTTTACGGTACCTTTCATTGTAATTATGTATTAGTGCTGTTTATTTTTTTTATTAAACAGCGGTTGTTAAAAACGCAAAGATAATATCAAAATTTTAATTACAACTATAAAATGTTGATTTTCTTTGATTTATTTAAAAATCAAGTGATTTTAGCGTTTCAAATTCCTTAATGATCTCATCTAAAACTTCTTTGGCTGGTTTTATACTGTCAATTAATCCTGCTATTTGACCAATTTCAAGCTCTCCATTCTCTAAATCACCTTCAAACATACCTTTTTTAGCTCGTGCCCTACCCAATAATTCTTTTAACTCTTCTACTGTAGGATTATGTTTATACAATTCTTGTAGTTGTAAATAAAATTTATTTTTGATTAACCGAACTGGCGCTAATTCTTTTAATGTCAATTGAGTATCTCCATCTTTAACATTAGAGATTGCTTCTTTAAAATTTTGATGCGCAGAGGATTCTTCTGTTGCTGCAAATCTACTTCCTATTTGTACACCATCAGCTCCTAAAACCATCGCAGCCAACATGCCTCTTCCAGTGGCAATTCCTCCAGCAGCTATCACAGGAATCTTAACTTTTTCTTTGACCATCGGAATTAAAGTAAACGTAGTTGTTTCTTCTCTCCCATTATGTCCACCAGCTTCAAAACCTTCACAAACTATAGCATCAACACCAGCAGTTTCTGCTTTTAAAGCAAATTTCACAGAACTTACAACATGCGCAACAGTAATACCTCTTCCTTTTAAAAATGATGTCCAAGTTTTCGGATTCCCAGCAGATGTAAATACGATCTTCACTCCTTCTTCAACAATTATATCCATGATTTTTTCAATATCTGGATACAACATCGGTACATTTACACCAAATGGTTTATTAGTTGCATTCTTACATTTTTGAATATGCTCTCTTAACACTTCTGGATACATAGAACCCGCACCAATTAATCCTAATCCACCAGCATTTGAAACAGCTGAAGCTAATTTCCAACCAGAAACCCAAACCATGCCTCCTTGAATTATAGGATAATTGATATTAAAAAGTTGTGTGATTTTATTTTGCATTTAAAAAATTATTCTCTTTCAATAAAAAGTTAAAGGCAGATTATAAGAATAAGGTACATTTCGGTTCATATACTTTGCTGATGTCCACTCTTTAGATTCTTTAAAAAATTTATAAATTATATTTTTAATTCTGTTTGGAATATTGTCATTAATTACAACTGAAGATACTTTTCCATTTGTATCCACTAGAAAATTGATATATATCGTACCTTTTATTTTTAAATTAGTTTTAAAATTTATTTTCCTTGTTAAGTTTTTTAACTCTTTATAAATATTTTTTTTACTTCCATTTTTGAATTTCGGAGTAGTAAATTCTGTAAATCCAGAAGCTGTTTTGACACCATTAATATCATAAAACAAGGTTTTAATAACTTCTCCTTCATTAAAATATCTTCTACATGCTTTTTTACCATTTATGTGAAAATATTTCCAAACACCTACTTTTTTATCATTATCATAAAAACTAATATGGTCTAAGTTTCCATTATAAAACCAAAATTTTTCAACTCCATGTTTTTTTGACTCGTCATTATACTCAGTAATTTTCTGAATACTTCCATTAAAATGATAATCAAATACTTGTCCTACTGGCGTGTATTTTTCATCATTTAGATGATACCCTTTTTTTGAAATTTTACCATCCCTGAAATACTTGGTTTTAAGAAATAAGGAATCTTTTTTTACTATTGTTTCAATAAATCTCGCTTTAGATTTGTCTTTAATAGTATTTCCTTTGTTATCCAGGTAATTTACTATTGAATCTTGTGAATAAAGATTCATCAATAAGAGATTAAGAACTAAAAATAATAATTTATTTTTCATAATTACGCTAACAAATTACTCCAGAACCAAGTAGTTCTTCATTTATATACCAGGCAACGAATTGACCTTCTTGAATGGCAGATTGTTGATTATCAAACGAAACATACAATCCATTTTCAACTTGAAAAATAGTCGCTTTTTCTAATGTTTGTCTATATCTAATTCTTGCTTCAACTTCTAGAGATTCTCCTTCATTTAATCGTAAATCTTCACGAATCCAGTGGAGTTCTTCATTAGAAACAAACAACACATTTCTGTACAAACCTTTATGATTTTTTCCTTCACCTGTGTAAATTATATTTTTCTCAACATCAGTTTCTATAACAAATAATGGTTCTTTTGTTCCTCCAACTGCTAACCCTTTACGTTGTCCTTTAGTAAAATAATGTGCTCCTTGATGTTTCCCTACAACTTTTCCATCTTCTAAATTATAGGTGTATTTTCTTGAAAAATAAGTTAGTTCATCATCTTTGGAAGTAAAACTCGGTATTTCTCTAATATATTGAGGATTATCATCAGGAATTTGAACTATTACTCCTTCTTTTGGTTGTAATTGTTGTTGTAAAAAATCGGGTAATTTTACCTTACCGATAAAACAAAGTCCTTGCGAATCTTTTTTCTCCGCAGTAATTAAATCAGCTTTTTTTGCGATTTCTCTTACTTCTGGCTTCGTTAATTCACCAATAGGAAATAACGCCTTAGATAATTGTTCTTGAGATAATTGACATAAAAAATATGACTGATCTTTATTTACATCTTTACCTGCTAATAATTTATAAATGGTTTCACCATTAATTTTTTCCTCAGTTTTTCTGCAATAATGCCCAGTAGCCACATAATCTGCTCCTAATTTAAGAGCGATATCCATAAAAACATCAAACTTAATTTCTCGGTTACAAAGAATATCTGGATTTGGTGTTCTCCCTTTTTCATACTCGGCAAACATATAATCTACAATACGTTCTTTGTATTGAACGCTTAAATCTACAGTTTGAAAAGGGATTCCTAATTTCTCTGCTACAATCATAGCATCATTGCTATCCTCTAGCCATGGACAATCGTTAGAAATAGTAACAGAATCATCATGCCAGTTTTTCATAAAAAGCCCAATAACTTCGTATCCTTGTTCTTTTAACAAATATGCTGTAACACTACTATCTACACCACCAGAAAGTCCTACTATTACTCTTTTCATTCCTTAAAATTGAGTGGACAAAGTTACGGATTTGTTAGCGATAATTGCATCATATTATTTTATGAGTCTATCAATAAAATGAATACCAATTAATTTTTAGGAGTACCGCTTTTAGATTTATCAAAGGCAGCTTGTTTTTTGGCTTCTTTTTTAGATACTTTTTTTCCACCTATATAAAAATCCCATTTACCAGAGCGCTTTCCGTTTTTATAACTTCCTTCTTCTTTTAAATCTCCTTTTAGATTAAAATATTTAGCAATTCCGTTTGCTTTTCCTTCAGCATAATTCATTTCTTCTATCAATATTCCTTGATCAGAATATTTTTTAGAAACTCCTTGTTTTACACCATTTTTATATTCACAATGCTCAGCTATTTTTTCATTATTAAAGTAGTTTTTTACATCGCCTTCTAACTTTCCTTCAACATAATTTTCTTCAGAAAACAATTTTCCGTTAGAAAAATAATAGATCCACTTTCCTACTCTATTTCTACCAATCATCATTCCTTTACTGCGTAACTTTCCTTTTAGTGTATAATGCTTAACAGAAGCTGAGTCTGATGTTGTAGAAAATTTCTTGATGATTGTTGGATGCGATGTTGTAGTAATATCATAATATTTAAAAACACCTACTTCCTTACCGTTTACAAATTTACCTACATATCGTAAACGTTTATTGTTATAGTATTTTTTCCAAACTCCAGTGCGTTTGTTATTTTTATCAAACTGATTTACTTTTTGCGCAAAAGTTGTTGGCAAAAAAAAGATAATTAATCCTAAAACTATAAATACTCTTTTTATATTTATCATGGTAAAATTCGTTAATTCAAAGATACATAAATCGTGCCCAAATGAGTAGAAAATGGATTGAATCTATACTCAATGATGTTGAAAACGCTATGCGTATAAACAGAAATAATGCAGCAAATATTGTTTGGGACAACCCAGATTTATTTGAAGATTTATTATATATGAGTTTTGAGGTTGATAATAAGCAATCTATAAAAGCTGCTTGGGTTTTAGAATGGGTTTGCACGCATAAAAGTTTAGATTTAATTATTCCACATCTAGATTTTTTCACCCAGAACATAAAAAATGTTCATTTTGATAGTGCTTTAAGACCCTGTGCAAAAATTTGTGAACATTTAGCAGTTGCTTACACATCAAAAAACAGCAACTTGACAAAAGATGCGATCATACCAGAACACATTGAACTTATTATTGAAACTGGTTTCGATTGGTTAATCACGCCACAAAAAATTGCTGTAAGAGCTTATACTATGCAAGCTTTATATCTTTTTGGATTAGAAAAAGATTGGGTGCATCCAGAATTAAGGCATTTAATTAGTACAAAAATTATACACGAAAGCAAAGGTTGTAAAGCAAGAGGAAGAAAGATTTTACAATTAATCGAAAAACACCAGCAAAGAGCTTTATAAATCTACTTAAATCAGTATTTTTGCAACTTTCAACACAACAACAAAAAATGAACTTAACAGAACTAAATGCTATTTCGCCAATTGATGGTAGATACCGCAACAAAGTATCGATTCTTGCAAATTATTTTTCGGAAGAAGCTTTAATAAAATATAGAGTAAAAGTAGAAATTGAATATTTTATTGCACTTTGCGAAATTCCGCTTCCACAATTAGCTGATTTTAACACTGATTTATTTGAGGATTTACGTAAGATATATATCGGTTTTTCTGCCGATGATGCACTGAAAATTAAAGATATTGAAAGCGTAACTAATCACGATGTAAAAGCTGTTGAGTATTTTATCAAAGAAAAATTTGACGCGTTAAGTCTTCAAAAATATAAAGAATTTATTCACTTCGGATTAACTTCTCAAGACATTAACAATACGGCAATTCCTTTATCTATTAAGGATGCAATGAATGAAGCATATATTCCTGCTTATTTTTCTTTAATAGAAAGATTACAAGAATTAGTCATTGAATGGAAAGATATTTCTATGTTGGCAAGAACACATGGTCAGCCGGCTTCTCCTACTAGGTTAGGTAAAGAAGTTGACGTTTTTGTTGTTCGATTAAAAGAGCAATTAAATTTATTAAACGATATTCCAAGTGCTGCAAAGTTTGGTGGTGCAACTGGTAATTTTAACGCACATAAAGTAGCATATCCATCAATTGATTGGAAAGAATTTGGCGGTAAATTTGTTCAAGAAAAATTGAGTTTACATCATTCTTTTCCAACAACACAAATAGAGCATTACGATCATATGGCGGCTTTATTTGATGGTTTAAAACGTATCAATACTATTATTATAGATTTAGATAGAGATTTTTGGACCTATGTTTCGATGGATTATTTTAAGCAAAAAATTAAAGCTGGAGAAGTTGGTTCTTCTGCAATGCCTCATAAAGTAAATCCGATTGATTTTGAAAATTCTGAAGGAAATTTAGGAATAGCAAATGCAATTTTTGAGCATTTATCTGCAAAGTTACCAATTTCTAGATTACAGCGTGATTTAACAGATAGTACTGTTTTACGTAATGTTGGTGTACCATTTGGACATACATTAATTGGTTTTTCTTCCACTTTAAAAGGATTAAATAAATTATTGTTAAACAAAGAAAAGTTTGAACAAGATTTAGAAAATAATTGGGCAGTGGTTGCAGAAGCAATTCAGACTATTTTAAGACGTGAAGCATATCCAAATCCTTATGAAGCATTAAAAGGATTGACGAGAACTAACGAAAAAATCAATCAAAAATCAATTGCTGATTTTATTGATACGCTAGACGTTTCTTCTGCAATAAAAAATGAATTAAAAGCAATTACTCCTGCTAATTACACGGGAATATAATTTTATGATGAAAAAAGAAAAAAGAGAAAAGAGAAAAGAGGTTTTTCATTTCTTAAATAACAAGTTTACAAAAAATAATCTTTGTTCATGGTTCTTTATTCTTAGCTCTTGTTTCTTTGTTCTTGTATCTTGCAAATCAGCATCAGAGGGAAATCCTGATCGATTTAAATATGGCGTTTTTGAAATTCCTGCTGGAGAAGGTTTTGTAAAAGAAACTATTATTAGAAAAGATAGTATTCAGATTAGTAAACATGGTGATGAAATTGATACGCTTTCTATTAAGTGGAAGAACAACTTTTTTTATACCTTGCGATATATTAATCCGAAAAACGATTTAGAAAAAGATCCTATGTATATTCAAATTAATAGGGTTAAAAAGGATTCTTACGATTTTACAGTTAAAATTGGGTTTTCAAATTTTTCTAAAAAAGGAACAATTTATAAAGTGGAATAAGTATTAAGGTTTTTAAAAAACATATAGCATTTTTTTTACTACTTGTATTTTTAGTACCAGTAGCAATAAATAATATTCATGAATTATTAGAACATAAGCATGATGTATGTTACTCTAAGGTAGAAAATCACATTCACGAAAAAGACTTCGATTGTAGTCTACATCTTTTAAAACAATCAGATTCTTTCTTAGAATTAAATCAATTTATAACTAAAGAAAACATAGAGTTTCATCTTAAAAATGAATCTTCTTATAGTTTTTTAAAACATCATTATCAATTATCGTTTTCATTAAGAGGGCCACCTTATACAGCTTAAATTAAGTCTTATTAATTTAATTACTGAAAACAAAAAAATGACAAAATTATTTTGGTTTTGTGTTTTTGCTGTTTGTATAGTTACAAATACAATAGCACAAGACTGCG from Lutibacter sp. Hel_I_33_5 carries:
- the mtaB gene encoding tRNA (N(6)-L-threonylcarbamoyladenosine(37)-C(2))-methylthiotransferase MtaB; the protein is MITDKKVAFYTLGCKLNFSETSTIARNFVNEGFDRVDFDQKADVYVINTCSVTDNADKRFKTIVKSALKQNEEAFIIGVGCYAQLKPEELANVDGVDLVLGATEKFNVTSYINDLTKNDVGQVHSCEIEDADFYVGSYSIGDRTRAFLKVQDGCDYKCTYCTIPLARGISRSDTLENVLHNAKEISSKGIKEIVLTGVNIGDYGKGEFGNKKHEHTFYELVKALDDVEGIHRLRISSIEPNLLKDETINFVANSKTFVPHFHIPLQSGSDELLKKMKRRYLRKTYTDRVAAIKNIMPNACIGVDVIVGFPGETDELFLETYTYLNDLDISYLHVFTYSERPNTEAVLLDGIVPKKVRAKRSKMLRGLSVKKRRAFYETQLGNTLNVLFESENKEGYIYGFTENYVKVKSPWNPELVNTIHAIKLTKIDEDGIVRFDFVKESVTL
- a CDS encoding DUF6438 domain-containing protein, with translation MKLILSICLLLLVACAENQKKEKKQTTTPTIKTEVKVEETPSAIDSLEIIEKEVIEEVEVIEEINYNLVSIKKEACDGDCPEFEVTISKLDSILNFNGIKNVALEGEHQLKLTSEQYSEIIKRLDSIRTVTLSKSYLDTSKTFLSTTTLTIEKDTVTVNLWKDTPEQLTNMYIYIEDLLYDQKYLEE
- a CDS encoding alpha/beta hydrolase, translated to MGKTPIYFVPGLAANAKIFEFITLPKEKYELYFLEWLIPLSTNESIEEYAKRMCEKITHQNPVLIGVSFGGVMVQEMSKIIATKKLIIISSIKSNQEFPKRLKFAQITKAYKLFPTKIIINIEEYAKYFYGDYLKKRAELYKTYLSLRDPVYLQWAIYNVLHWQQKETTKDIIHIHGTKDLVFPIKNINNSKQVEDGTHAMILTKGKMISKILETECFL
- a CDS encoding lytic transglycosylase domain-containing protein; translation: MKKSVRYLSIVSLLLITILFFNVIGVKNIPFLKNVSEKYEIKALKLPNNLNLAGERVPIERENIRERMDRELLVNTYWQSNGLLLLKRANKYFPILEPLLRKYGLPDDFKYLAMAESGFTDETSSAGAAGMWHFMKGTGREYGLEINKNVDERYHIEKATKVAARYLKRSKKRFGTWTLAAAAYNAGNAGVARRLKAQKVSSYYDVLLHKETERYVFRIVALKEIISNPEKYGFVYDKEDLYTLPETYTIEIDSAITNIASFAKKFGTNYKQLKIHNPWLRENKLNNKSRKLYDIKIPVK
- a CDS encoding cold-shock protein, which translates into the protein MKGTVKFFNESKGFGFITEEGTNKEHFVHVSGLIDEVRENDEVEFELKEGRKGLNAVDVKVI
- a CDS encoding nitronate monooxygenase family protein, translated to MQNKITQLFNINYPIIQGGMVWVSGWKLASAVSNAGGLGLIGAGSMYPEVLREHIQKCKNATNKPFGVNVPMLYPDIEKIMDIIVEEGVKIVFTSAGNPKTWTSFLKGRGITVAHVVSSVKFALKAETAGVDAIVCEGFEAGGHNGREETTTFTLIPMVKEKVKIPVIAAGGIATGRGMLAAMVLGADGVQIGSRFAATEESSAHQNFKEAISNVKDGDTQLTLKELAPVRLIKNKFYLQLQELYKHNPTVEELKELLGRARAKKGMFEGDLENGELEIGQIAGLIDSIKPAKEVLDEIIKEFETLKSLDF
- a CDS encoding toxin-antitoxin system YwqK family antitoxin, with the protein product MNLYSQDSIVNYLDNKGNTIKDKSKARFIETIVKKDSLFLKTKYFRDGKISKKGYHLNDEKYTPVGQVFDYHFNGSIQKITEYNDESKKHGVEKFWFYNGNLDHISFYDNDKKVGVWKYFHINGKKACRRYFNEGEVIKTLFYDINGVKTASGFTEFTTPKFKNGSKKNIYKELKNLTRKINFKTNLKIKGTIYINFLVDTNGKVSSVVINDNIPNRIKNIIYKFFKESKEWTSAKYMNRNVPYSYNLPLTFY
- the mnmA gene encoding tRNA 2-thiouridine(34) synthase MnmA, whose translation is MKRVIVGLSGGVDSSVTAYLLKEQGYEVIGLFMKNWHDDSVTISNDCPWLEDSNDAMIVAEKLGIPFQTVDLSVQYKERIVDYMFAEYEKGRTPNPDILCNREIKFDVFMDIALKLGADYVATGHYCRKTEEKINGETIYKLLAGKDVNKDQSYFLCQLSQEQLSKALFPIGELTKPEVREIAKKADLITAEKKDSQGLCFIGKVKLPDFLQQQLQPKEGVIVQIPDDNPQYIREIPSFTSKDDELTYFSRKYTYNLEDGKVVGKHQGAHYFTKGQRKGLAVGGTKEPLFVIETDVEKNIIYTGEGKNHKGLYRNVLFVSNEELHWIREDLRLNEGESLEVEARIRYRQTLEKATIFQVENGLYVSFDNQQSAIQEGQFVAWYINEELLGSGVIC
- a CDS encoding toxin-antitoxin system YwqK family antitoxin encodes the protein MINIKRVFIVLGLIIFFLPTTFAQKVNQFDKNNKRTGVWKKYYNNKRLRYVGKFVNGKEVGVFKYYDITTTSHPTIIKKFSTTSDSASVKHYTLKGKLRSKGMMIGRNRVGKWIYYFSNGKLFSEENYVEGKLEGDVKNYFNNEKIAEHCEYKNGVKQGVSKKYSDQGILIEEMNYAEGKANGIAKYFNLKGDLKEEGSYKNGKRSGKWDFYIGGKKVSKKEAKKQAAFDKSKSGTPKN
- a CDS encoding adenylosuccinate lyase, with amino-acid sequence MSRKWIESILNDVENAMRINRNNAANIVWDNPDLFEDLLYMSFEVDNKQSIKAAWVLEWVCTHKSLDLIIPHLDFFTQNIKNVHFDSALRPCAKICEHLAVAYTSKNSNLTKDAIIPEHIELIIETGFDWLITPQKIAVRAYTMQALYLFGLEKDWVHPELRHLISTKIIHESKGCKARGRKILQLIEKHQQRAL
- the purB gene encoding adenylosuccinate lyase, whose product is MNLTELNAISPIDGRYRNKVSILANYFSEEALIKYRVKVEIEYFIALCEIPLPQLADFNTDLFEDLRKIYIGFSADDALKIKDIESVTNHDVKAVEYFIKEKFDALSLQKYKEFIHFGLTSQDINNTAIPLSIKDAMNEAYIPAYFSLIERLQELVIEWKDISMLARTHGQPASPTRLGKEVDVFVVRLKEQLNLLNDIPSAAKFGGATGNFNAHKVAYPSIDWKEFGGKFVQEKLSLHHSFPTTQIEHYDHMAALFDGLKRINTIIIDLDRDFWTYVSMDYFKQKIKAGEVGSSAMPHKVNPIDFENSEGNLGIANAIFEHLSAKLPISRLQRDLTDSTVLRNVGVPFGHTLIGFSSTLKGLNKLLLNKEKFEQDLENNWAVVAEAIQTILRREAYPNPYEALKGLTRTNEKINQKSIADFIDTLDVSSAIKNELKAITPANYTGI